The following are encoded together in the Dickeya lacustris genome:
- the acnB gene encoding bifunctional aconitate hydratase 2/2-methylisocitrate dehydratase translates to MLEEYRKHVAERAAQGIVPKPLEASQMAALVELLKNPPAGEEEFLVDLLVNRVPPGVDEAAYVKASFLAAITKGETVSPLVTPEKATELLGTMQGGYNIQPLIEALDSPTLAPVAAKALSHTLLMFDNFYDVEEKAKAGNSYAQQVVKSWADAEWFLSREQLAEKITVTVFKVTGETNTDDLSPAQDAWSRPDIPLHALAMLKNAREGIEPDQAGAVGPIKQIDALNKKGFPLAYVGDVVGTGSSRKSATNSVLWFMGEDIPNVPNKRAGGVVLGGKIAPIFFNTMEDAGALPIEVDVTKLNMGDVIDIYPYKGEVRHHETDELLANFELKTDVLLDEVRAGGRIPLIIGRGLTAKAREALALPHSDVFRQAKDVAQSDRGFSLAQKMVGRACGVDGIRPGAYCEPKMTSVGSQDTTGPMTRDELKDLACLGFSADLVMQSFCHTAAYPKPVDVNTHHTLPDFIMNRGGVSLRPGDGVIHSWLNRMLLPDTVGTGGDSHTRFPIGISFPAGSGLVAFAAATGVMPLDMPESVLVRFKGQMQPGITLRDLVHAIPYYAIQQGLLTVEKKGKKNIFSGRILEIEGLPDLKVEQAFELTDASAERSAAGCTIKLNKEPIIEYLNSNIVLLKWMIAEGYGDRRTLERRIQGMEKWLADPQLLEADGDAEYAAVIDIDLNEIKEPILCAPNDPDDARLLSTVQGDKIDEVFIGSCMTNIGHFRAAGKLLDQNKGQLPTRLWVAPPTRMDAAQLTEEGYYSVFGKSGARVEIPGCSLCMGNQARVADGSTVVSTSTRNFPNRLGNGANVYLASAELAAVAALLGKLPTPQEYQAYMEQVDKTAVDTYRYLNFDQLQQYADKADKVIFQTAV, encoded by the coding sequence GTGCTAGAAGAATATCGCAAGCACGTAGCCGAGCGGGCTGCACAAGGGATCGTACCCAAACCGCTAGAGGCTTCGCAAATGGCGGCATTGGTGGAATTGCTGAAAAATCCCCCCGCCGGAGAAGAAGAATTTTTAGTCGATCTGTTAGTGAACCGCGTTCCGCCTGGTGTTGATGAGGCGGCCTATGTCAAAGCCAGTTTCCTGGCAGCCATCACCAAAGGCGAGACGGTCTCTCCTCTCGTCACTCCTGAAAAAGCCACTGAATTACTGGGCACCATGCAAGGCGGCTACAATATTCAGCCGTTGATCGAGGCGTTAGACAGCCCCACTCTGGCTCCGGTCGCGGCCAAGGCGTTATCGCATACCCTGCTGATGTTCGACAACTTTTACGATGTAGAAGAAAAAGCCAAAGCGGGTAACAGCTATGCACAGCAGGTCGTGAAATCCTGGGCCGACGCTGAATGGTTCCTGTCTCGCGAGCAACTGGCTGAAAAAATTACTGTTACTGTTTTTAAAGTAACAGGGGAAACCAACACCGATGATCTGTCGCCGGCACAAGATGCCTGGTCGCGCCCGGATATTCCGCTGCACGCGCTGGCGATGCTGAAAAACGCTCGCGAGGGCATTGAGCCGGATCAAGCCGGTGCCGTTGGCCCTATCAAACAGATAGACGCGCTGAATAAGAAAGGCTTCCCGCTGGCGTATGTCGGTGATGTGGTGGGGACGGGCTCTTCACGTAAATCTGCCACCAACTCGGTGCTGTGGTTCATGGGGGAAGATATCCCGAATGTGCCAAATAAGCGTGCGGGCGGCGTAGTGCTGGGCGGTAAAATTGCGCCAATCTTCTTTAACACCATGGAAGATGCCGGTGCATTGCCGATTGAAGTGGATGTCACCAAACTGAATATGGGCGATGTGATTGACATCTACCCGTACAAAGGCGAGGTACGTCATCACGAAACCGATGAGCTGTTGGCTAATTTTGAGCTGAAAACCGATGTGCTGCTGGACGAAGTCCGCGCCGGTGGCCGTATTCCACTGATTATCGGTCGTGGTTTGACGGCGAAAGCGCGCGAAGCTCTCGCTTTGCCGCACAGTGACGTTTTCCGTCAGGCGAAAGATGTGGCGCAGAGCGATCGCGGCTTCTCGCTGGCACAGAAAATGGTTGGCCGTGCCTGCGGCGTGGATGGTATTCGTCCGGGCGCTTACTGCGAGCCGAAGATGACGTCAGTGGGGTCGCAAGATACCACCGGCCCGATGACCCGTGATGAGCTGAAAGACTTGGCGTGTCTCGGTTTCTCTGCCGATCTGGTGATGCAGTCTTTCTGTCACACGGCGGCCTATCCGAAACCGGTGGATGTGAACACTCATCACACCCTGCCGGATTTCATCATGAACCGTGGCGGTGTGTCGCTGCGTCCGGGTGATGGCGTCATCCACTCCTGGTTAAACCGCATGCTGTTGCCGGATACCGTCGGCACCGGCGGTGACTCCCATACCCGTTTCCCGATCGGTATCTCTTTCCCGGCGGGTTCTGGTCTGGTGGCGTTTGCTGCTGCAACCGGCGTGATGCCGCTGGATATGCCGGAATCGGTGCTGGTGCGTTTTAAAGGCCAGATGCAGCCGGGCATTACCCTGCGTGATCTGGTGCATGCTATCCCGTATTACGCTATCCAGCAGGGGCTGCTGACCGTTGAGAAGAAAGGTAAGAAAAACATCTTCTCTGGCCGCATTCTGGAAATTGAAGGCTTGCCGGACTTGAAAGTCGAGCAGGCGTTTGAACTGACTGATGCCTCGGCAGAGCGCTCGGCGGCGGGCTGTACCATTAAGCTTAACAAAGAGCCGATCATCGAGTACCTGAACTCGAATATCGTGCTGCTGAAGTGGATGATTGCTGAAGGGTATGGCGACCGTCGCACGCTGGAGCGCCGTATTCAGGGCATGGAAAAATGGCTGGCAGACCCGCAGTTGCTTGAGGCTGATGGCGATGCCGAATATGCCGCAGTGATTGATATCGATCTGAACGAGATCAAAGAGCCGATTCTGTGTGCGCCGAACGATCCTGATGATGCGCGTTTGCTGTCTACCGTGCAGGGCGACAAGATCGATGAAGTGTTTATCGGTTCGTGCATGACCAACATCGGCCATTTCCGTGCCGCAGGCAAACTGTTGGATCAAAACAAAGGTCAGTTACCGACGCGCCTGTGGGTGGCTCCGCCGACCCGTATGGATGCAGCACAACTGACCGAAGAAGGTTACTACAGCGTATTTGGCAAAAGTGGCGCGCGGGTTGAAATCCCCGGTTGCTCGCTGTGCATGGGCAACCAGGCACGTGTCGCTGATGGTTCAACCGTCGTCTCTACTTCGACCCGTAACTTCCCGAACCGTCTGGGCAATGGCGCGAATGTGTATCTGGCGTCTGCCGAGCTGGCCGCTGTGGCCGCTCTGTTAGGGAAACTGCCGACACCGCAAGAGTATCAGGCGTATATGGAGCAGGTAGATAAAACGGCTGTGGATACTTACCGTTATCTCAACTTTGATCAGTTGCAGCAATACGCTGATAAAGCTGACAAGGTGATCTTCCAGACCGCCGTCTAA
- a CDS encoding YacL family protein: MDYEFLRDVTGQVVVRMSMGHEAVGHWLNEEVKGQQGVLDEVEAAVRELAGSERQWERAGHEYSLLLDSEEVMVRANQLAFDTSELEEGMSYYDEESLSLCGLDDFLALLEKYRAFIDKG, encoded by the coding sequence ATGGACTATGAATTTTTGCGTGATGTGACCGGGCAGGTCGTCGTGCGCATGTCGATGGGGCATGAAGCCGTCGGCCACTGGCTAAATGAAGAAGTTAAAGGGCAGCAGGGCGTGCTTGATGAAGTCGAGGCTGCGGTACGTGAACTGGCAGGCAGTGAACGCCAGTGGGAGCGGGCTGGCCATGAATATTCACTGTTATTAGACAGTGAAGAGGTGATGGTGCGAGCCAATCAACTGGCGTTTGATACCAGCGAGCTGGAAGAAGGCATGAGTTATTATGATGAAGAGAGCCTGTCGCTGTGCGGGCTGGATGATTTTCTGGCATTGCTGGAAAAATACCGCGCTTTTATTGATAAGGGCTAA
- a CDS encoding methyl-accepting chemotaxis protein: MKNTMTVKKQIVVGFIIPIVVSVLLGVLGLLTIRHISSILTEINDENSVKQFYAVNLRGSVHDRSIAMRDLLIADKQESVSIINHINELSDFYQQSDTRLDAMLRKSDATEKEKQLYKNIQQSANKTREIIEQLIRLQRDEKNDAARILLLNEGRAAFVQWLADVNAFINDEAAQNNQLTLAARETARHFSLAMPVILFAAILLGTLAMLATRRRIFQSLGAEPAVLLAMTRAIASGNLTVKTAINEKQQYSVMAAIETMRQSLIAIVAHVLTSADGVTSASENIRTSSVELSQRTDTQAVALQHTASAMGQVSASVQENAANARQASQLSENAAHEMHQGYQLVSQIVSTMESIKQHSDSISSITQVIEGIAFQTNILAINAAVEAARAGDVGRGFSVVAAEIRALSQKTTASAHEIKKLIDASSDKIGTGYSEISQAAEVMQKINQSVDLSSEFIRKIADTSAEQSVATQGIARSLADMELSTQQNAAMVEQTATETAYLETHSQQLKQSVSRFSVEERALAPAVNGAARWRVISGITRRIIMSPPYRGTGDRKRRRASLATLAANAV; the protein is encoded by the coding sequence ATGAAAAATACCATGACGGTAAAAAAGCAAATTGTGGTTGGTTTTATTATTCCGATTGTTGTCAGTGTGTTGTTGGGTGTTTTAGGGTTGCTGACGATTCGCCATATCAGCTCGATTTTAACTGAAATTAATGATGAAAATAGCGTTAAGCAATTTTATGCGGTGAATTTACGCGGTAGCGTGCATGACCGGTCGATTGCTATGCGTGATTTACTGATTGCCGATAAACAAGAATCTGTTTCTATCATTAATCATATCAATGAATTATCTGATTTCTATCAACAATCAGATACGCGTCTTGATGCCATGTTGCGGAAATCGGATGCGACAGAAAAAGAAAAACAGTTATATAAAAATATTCAGCAATCGGCTAATAAAACCCGGGAAATTATCGAACAGTTGATTCGCCTGCAACGTGACGAAAAAAATGATGCTGCGCGTATTCTTTTATTAAATGAAGGGCGTGCGGCATTTGTACAATGGCTGGCGGACGTGAATGCATTTATAAATGATGAGGCCGCGCAGAATAATCAATTAACGCTTGCAGCCAGAGAAACAGCACGTCATTTTTCGCTGGCGATGCCGGTTATTTTATTTGCGGCAATATTATTGGGCACACTGGCGATGCTGGCGACCCGACGCCGTATTTTCCAGTCGCTGGGGGCGGAGCCTGCCGTGTTATTAGCGATGACCAGAGCGATAGCGTCAGGGAATTTGACGGTCAAAACGGCGATTAATGAAAAGCAGCAATACAGTGTGATGGCCGCCATTGAAACCATGCGCCAGTCATTAATCGCGATTGTGGCACACGTACTCACCAGCGCTGATGGCGTAACCTCAGCCAGTGAGAATATCCGTACAAGCAGCGTAGAGTTATCACAGCGCACCGATACGCAGGCCGTTGCATTGCAGCATACCGCGTCGGCAATGGGGCAGGTGTCGGCATCCGTGCAGGAGAATGCGGCCAATGCCCGGCAAGCGAGCCAGTTATCGGAGAATGCCGCGCATGAAATGCATCAGGGCTATCAGCTGGTGAGCCAAATCGTCAGTACCATGGAGAGTATTAAGCAGCATTCGGACAGCATTTCCTCCATTACCCAAGTGATTGAAGGTATTGCGTTCCAGACTAACATTCTGGCTATCAATGCCGCTGTGGAAGCCGCGCGAGCCGGCGATGTCGGACGGGGGTTCTCCGTTGTGGCAGCGGAAATACGCGCGTTATCGCAGAAGACCACCGCCTCTGCGCATGAGATAAAAAAACTTATCGATGCTTCATCAGACAAGATTGGCACGGGCTATAGCGAAATCAGTCAGGCTGCCGAGGTGATGCAGAAAATTAATCAGTCGGTGGATTTATCGAGTGAGTTTATCAGGAAGATTGCGGATACCTCGGCAGAGCAATCCGTCGCCACGCAGGGCATAGCGCGCTCCCTTGCCGACATGGAGCTCTCGACCCAGCAGAATGCGGCGATGGTCGAGCAAACGGCGACGGAAACCGCTTATCTGGAAACCCATTCACAGCAGCTGAAACAATCTGTCAGCCGTTTTAGCGTGGAGGAGCGGGCGCTAGCCCCTGCGGTTAATGGCGCTGCCCGCTGGCGTGTAATCAGTGGGATAACCCGTCGTATCATCATGTCGCCGCCGTATCGTGGCACAGGCGACCGCAAGCGGCGCAGGGCATCCCTTGCGACGCTTGCCGCTAACGCTGTGTGA
- a CDS encoding SDR family NAD(P)-dependent oxidoreductase — MSAQKQAVITGSSSGIGAAITTTLLAAGWKVIGLSRQPGAHQHPNFTHYPLDITDTPALCALLDSLPAVDAVIHAAGVMKAATLGALSYADSEQLWQLHIQVAEVLADRLVNKLPQGGRIVLLGSRTASGAAGRSQYVATKSAMIGMVRSWAAELAPRGITVNIVAPGATETPMLNQPGRQSSPPKLPPIGRFIQPQEVADLVAYLLSPSASAITGQQLVICGGASL; from the coding sequence ATGTCAGCACAGAAACAGGCGGTGATCACCGGCAGCAGTTCCGGCATCGGCGCTGCCATTACCACCACGCTGCTGGCAGCGGGCTGGAAAGTGATTGGGCTATCGCGCCAGCCCGGTGCGCATCAGCATCCGAACTTCACGCATTATCCGCTGGATATCACCGATACACCGGCGCTCTGCGCGTTGCTGGACAGCCTGCCCGCCGTCGATGCAGTGATTCATGCCGCCGGGGTGATGAAAGCCGCCACACTGGGTGCGCTGTCCTACGCCGACAGCGAGCAGTTGTGGCAGTTGCATATTCAGGTGGCGGAAGTGCTGGCCGACCGGCTGGTGAACAAACTGCCGCAGGGCGGGCGCATCGTTCTGCTGGGCAGCCGCACCGCCAGCGGTGCCGCCGGACGCAGCCAGTACGTCGCCACCAAATCGGCGATGATCGGCATGGTGCGAAGCTGGGCGGCAGAGCTCGCGCCACGCGGCATCACGGTGAATATCGTGGCACCGGGTGCCACCGAAACACCGATGCTCAACCAACCGGGAAGACAAAGCTCGCCGCCGAAACTGCCGCCGATTGGCCGATTTATCCAGCCGCAGGAAGTCGCAGATTTGGTGGCCTACCTGCTGTCGCCATCGGCATCAGCCATCACCGGCCAGCAACTGGTTATCTGCGGCGGCGCGTCGCTCTAA
- a CDS encoding YhcH/YjgK/YiaL family protein, whose product MIAGNLNHLPLATLPEPLLRILSGFTLTQLNALREGKYQPEGVDWFYSIGTVSTAPKAERHTEFHRRFLDIQLILAGEEIIGYDLNDAGDRAATERKPDLFILDKPQVPHAIRLSAGDFVTFYPGEPHQALCAINDQPAPVKKAVFKVPVELLNTQG is encoded by the coding sequence ATGATCGCAGGTAATCTGAATCATCTGCCGCTGGCAACGTTGCCTGAACCACTGCTTCGTATTCTGTCCGGCTTCACGCTCACACAGCTAAACGCCTTGCGGGAAGGCAAATACCAGCCCGAAGGCGTTGACTGGTTTTACTCTATCGGCACGGTATCGACTGCGCCGAAAGCCGAACGCCATACCGAATTCCACCGCCGTTTTCTCGATATTCAGTTGATTCTGGCAGGCGAAGAGATCATCGGCTACGACCTGAATGACGCAGGCGATCGCGCCGCCACCGAGCGCAAACCGGATCTGTTTATTCTGGATAAGCCGCAGGTGCCGCACGCCATTCGGCTCTCCGCCGGGGATTTCGTCACCTTCTATCCCGGCGAACCGCATCAGGCGCTGTGCGCCATCAACGACCAACCCGCGCCAGTGAAAAAAGCGGTGTTCAAAGTACCGGTTGAATTACTGAACACGCAGGGGTAA
- a CDS encoding sialidase family protein, which translates to MTTETITIERDGLVRPADADNQRLDAYIPSECPQNHASNLLHLPNGDVLCVWFGGTQEGVSDISIYLSRLVNGSNQWTPAVKLSDDPTRSEQNPVLFLAPDGVLWLLYTAQKSGNQDTAIVRYRQSQDQGETWGEIGTLLEQPGTFIRQPITVLPNGDWLLPVFYCRIQPGEKWVGNDDISAVKISSDQGQTWRESVVPNSTGCVHMNITLLKDGTLLALFRSRWADFIYRSHSTDGGETWSEPEATTLPNNNSSIQVTTLDNGHLALVFNAMNADGATERRLSLYDEIEDEEESEAKMPEITAGRSAFWGAPRAPMTLAISEDGGKTWPWQRNLEVGDGYCMTNNSTDKRNREFSYPSIKQGPDGKLHIAFTYFRQAIKYVCVSEAWVKG; encoded by the coding sequence ATGACGACCGAAACCATTACCATCGAACGCGACGGCCTGGTGCGCCCGGCTGATGCTGACAACCAACGTCTTGATGCCTACATTCCGTCAGAATGTCCGCAGAACCATGCGTCTAACCTGCTGCATCTGCCTAACGGCGATGTGCTGTGCGTCTGGTTCGGCGGCACGCAGGAAGGGGTGTCGGACATCTCGATTTACCTGTCGCGACTGGTCAACGGCAGCAACCAATGGACACCTGCCGTCAAGCTCTCCGACGACCCGACTCGCTCCGAACAGAACCCGGTGCTGTTTCTGGCACCGGACGGCGTACTGTGGTTACTGTACACCGCACAGAAATCCGGCAATCAGGACACCGCCATCGTGCGTTACCGCCAGTCGCAGGATCAAGGCGAGACCTGGGGTGAGATTGGCACGCTGCTGGAGCAGCCCGGCACCTTTATCCGCCAGCCGATTACCGTGCTGCCCAACGGCGACTGGCTGCTGCCGGTGTTCTACTGCCGCATCCAGCCGGGTGAAAAATGGGTCGGCAACGATGATATCAGCGCGGTGAAAATCTCAAGCGATCAGGGGCAAACCTGGCGTGAATCGGTGGTGCCGAACAGCACCGGCTGTGTACACATGAACATCACCCTGCTCAAAGACGGCACCCTGCTGGCGCTGTTCCGTAGCCGCTGGGCCGATTTCATCTACCGCAGCCACTCCACCGACGGCGGGGAAACCTGGTCAGAGCCGGAGGCGACCACGCTGCCTAACAACAACTCGTCGATTCAGGTGACGACGCTCGATAACGGCCATCTGGCACTGGTGTTTAACGCCATGAATGCCGACGGCGCGACCGAACGCCGCCTGTCGCTGTATGACGAAATCGAAGATGAAGAAGAGAGCGAGGCCAAAATGCCGGAAATCACCGCCGGACGCAGCGCCTTCTGGGGCGCACCGCGCGCGCCGATGACGCTGGCGATTTCCGAAGACGGCGGTAAAACCTGGCCGTGGCAGCGCAATCTGGAAGTGGGTGACGGTTACTGCATGACCAATAACTCGACGGATAAGCGTAACCGCGAGTTCTCCTACCCCAGCATCAAACAGGGGCCGGACGGCAAACTGCACATCGCGTTTACCTACTTCCGCCAGGCGATTAAGTACGTCTGCGTCAGCGAGGCGTGGGTCAAAGGCTAA
- a CDS encoding sodium:solute symporter family protein: MNHFDLTDTLIIIGIIVVYIALTSWLTLRLRSNSNAEFMEGSRALPAFIVGVLLMTEFIGAKSTVGTSQAAFESGIAASWSVIGAAIGFLLFGMILVKKIYNTGKITISGAIAERYGNTTKNIISIIMIYALLLVNVGNYVSGAAAISTVLKVSLPVAALITAIVSTFYFYFGGIKGVAYVTLIHSGLKYVGVMIILYVALKMTGGITPMVEKMPEFYWTWDGSIGASTIGAWLIGTIGSIFCTQFVIQAIASTKDEKSAKRATWIAFLFCMPIAIAIAIIGVAAKFVHPEIKSLYALPIFLQDMNPWLAGLVTTSLVASIFISVSTVALAIASLIVKDFYVPYCKPTPEKEFKMTRVFSLIIGFLPLVFVLLVPEVLKLSFFTRAIRLSISVVAMVAFYLPFFSSSRGVNAGLILSCVVTSVWYIMGNPFGIDNMYIALATPAVVMAIDRLIPNKAAKAGQKTEPSVPHSGA; this comes from the coding sequence ATGAACCATTTTGATCTGACAGACACACTTATCATCATCGGGATAATTGTTGTCTATATTGCCCTTACCTCCTGGCTGACGCTGCGCCTGCGCAGTAACTCCAACGCAGAATTCATGGAAGGCTCACGCGCGCTGCCCGCGTTTATCGTCGGCGTGCTGTTGATGACCGAATTTATCGGCGCGAAATCGACCGTCGGCACCTCGCAGGCCGCCTTTGAAAGCGGTATCGCCGCCTCCTGGTCGGTGATTGGCGCCGCCATCGGTTTCCTGCTGTTTGGCATGATTCTGGTGAAAAAGATTTATAACACCGGGAAAATCACCATTTCCGGGGCGATTGCCGAACGTTATGGCAACACCACCAAGAACATTATCTCCATCATCATGATCTACGCGCTGTTGCTGGTGAACGTCGGTAACTACGTCAGCGGCGCGGCGGCCATCTCCACCGTGCTGAAAGTCAGTCTGCCGGTGGCGGCACTGATTACCGCTATCGTCAGTACCTTCTATTTCTACTTCGGCGGCATCAAAGGCGTTGCTTACGTCACGCTTATCCACAGCGGCCTGAAATACGTTGGCGTGATGATTATTCTGTACGTGGCGCTGAAAATGACTGGCGGCATCACGCCGATGGTCGAGAAGATGCCGGAATTCTACTGGACATGGGACGGCAGCATCGGTGCCAGCACCATCGGCGCATGGCTTATCGGGACTATCGGCTCGATTTTCTGTACCCAGTTTGTGATTCAGGCTATTGCCTCCACCAAAGATGAGAAATCTGCCAAACGGGCGACCTGGATTGCGTTCCTGTTCTGTATGCCGATTGCCATTGCGATTGCCATCATCGGTGTTGCGGCTAAATTCGTCCACCCGGAAATCAAGAGCCTGTACGCGCTGCCCATCTTCCTGCAGGACATGAATCCGTGGCTGGCAGGCCTGGTGACGACGTCGCTGGTCGCCTCTATCTTCATCAGCGTGAGTACCGTTGCACTGGCGATTGCATCTCTTATCGTGAAAGATTTCTACGTGCCGTACTGCAAACCGACGCCAGAAAAAGAGTTCAAGATGACGCGCGTGTTCTCGCTCATCATCGGTTTCCTGCCGCTGGTGTTCGTGCTGCTGGTGCCGGAAGTGCTGAAACTGTCGTTCTTCACCCGTGCCATTCGCCTGTCGATTTCCGTGGTGGCAATGGTTGCCTTCTACCTGCCGTTCTTTAGCAGTTCCCGTGGCGTCAACGCCGGTTTGATTTTGTCGTGTGTGGTGACATCCGTGTGGTACATCATGGGCAACCCATTTGGCATCGACAATATGTACATTGCCCTGGCAACACCGGCGGTGGTGATGGCGATTGACCGCCTGATCCCCAACAAAGCCGCCAAAGCCGGACAAAAAACTGAACCATCCGTCCCCCACTCTGGAGCCTAA
- a CDS encoding dihydrodipicolinate synthase family protein, with product MSKPIKGVLTAIVTPFDHQGEFSPTALRQQVQRQMRYGNGIFCNGTNGEFFVLHTDEKVAVTETCVDEAAGKVPVVAHIGEISTRETIKLGKRIAALGVDAVSVITPYFVPLKQSELIAHYREVADALPVPVFMYNIPARTGNTLQPETVRVLAEHPNIIGIKDSAGSYESLSGFLSAVKDMPGCDVLNGPDSLIHQGFVDGCSACISGLANVAPRAISEIWHRFHAGDIEGSRQAQEQVSELRKTLYAVAFSPAVVKKALVLMGQDVGVSRYPIQFSAQDEDTIRQIIQPFAE from the coding sequence ATGAGTAAACCAATTAAAGGCGTTCTGACCGCGATCGTCACGCCCTTTGACCATCAGGGGGAATTCAGCCCCACCGCCCTGCGCCAGCAGGTTCAACGCCAGATGCGCTACGGCAACGGCATTTTCTGTAACGGCACCAACGGTGAATTCTTTGTGTTGCACACCGACGAGAAAGTAGCCGTCACCGAAACCTGCGTGGACGAAGCCGCCGGAAAAGTGCCCGTCGTGGCACATATCGGTGAAATTTCGACCCGTGAAACCATCAAGCTCGGCAAACGCATCGCCGCACTGGGCGTGGATGCCGTTTCCGTGATTACGCCGTATTTCGTGCCGCTCAAGCAAAGTGAGCTGATTGCCCATTACCGGGAAGTGGCAGACGCGCTGCCGGTACCGGTGTTCATGTACAACATTCCGGCCCGTACCGGCAATACGCTGCAACCGGAAACGGTGCGCGTACTGGCCGAGCACCCGAACATTATTGGCATCAAAGACAGCGCCGGTAGTTACGAGAGCCTGAGCGGTTTCCTGAGCGCGGTAAAAGATATGCCGGGCTGCGATGTGCTCAACGGCCCGGACTCACTGATTCATCAAGGCTTCGTTGACGGCTGCTCCGCCTGTATTTCTGGTCTTGCCAACGTTGCGCCACGCGCCATTAGCGAAATCTGGCACCGTTTCCACGCCGGTGACATCGAAGGCTCCCGTCAGGCGCAGGAGCAGGTGAGCGAGCTGCGCAAAACGCTTTATGCCGTTGCGTTCTCACCTGCGGTGGTGAAAAAGGCGTTGGTACTGATGGGGCAGGACGTCGGCGTCAGCCGCTATCCCATCCAGTTCTCTGCCCAGGATGAAGACACTATTCGTCAGATTATTCAACCGTTCGCTGAGTGA
- a CDS encoding iron-containing alcohol dehydrogenase, with protein MNINSTLISGYQALLDLSYLLRDKQHVLLVTDKNIVGLTGVQTLMAQLKTHVPQLSVIDNVPAEPSQHDVAAVLQQLPATQPDLVIGVGGGSVLDVAKLLSLLCSGEEGITLDSLLEGRKPTRRTTSLLIPTTAGTGSEATPNAILAIPEKETKVGIITPVMLPDYVALIPELTTSMPAHIAASTGIDALCHLIECFTATIANPVADNYALIGMKKLFANIETAVNEPGNLEARLNMLWASYYGGAAIAHAGTHLVHAMSYPLGGKYHIPHGVANAILLAPCMRFVQHAAAEKFAQAYDLLPDANQSLSTEQKAAALVDYFTALVKRLNLPSSLQQLGISRDDLPYLVDSALQVQRLMKNVPTTVRADDVHAIYSSLF; from the coding sequence ATGAATATCAACAGCACTCTTATCAGCGGTTATCAGGCACTGTTGGATCTCAGTTACCTGCTGCGCGACAAGCAGCATGTCCTGCTGGTCACGGACAAGAATATTGTCGGTTTAACGGGCGTGCAGACCCTGATGGCCCAGTTGAAAACGCACGTGCCGCAGCTTTCGGTCATTGATAACGTACCGGCAGAGCCGAGCCAGCATGATGTGGCGGCAGTCTTGCAGCAATTGCCTGCCACCCAGCCTGATCTGGTGATAGGCGTCGGCGGTGGTAGCGTACTGGACGTCGCCAAACTGCTGTCGCTGCTGTGCTCTGGCGAAGAAGGCATCACGCTTGATAGCCTGCTGGAAGGCCGCAAACCGACGCGTCGCACCACTTCGTTGCTGATCCCAACAACAGCGGGCACCGGTTCCGAAGCCACGCCCAACGCGATTCTGGCTATCCCGGAAAAAGAAACCAAAGTGGGCATTATCACCCCGGTGATGCTGCCGGATTATGTGGCGCTGATCCCTGAACTGACCACCAGCATGCCAGCGCACATCGCCGCCTCAACCGGCATTGATGCGCTCTGTCACCTGATTGAGTGTTTCACGGCCACCATCGCCAACCCGGTAGCGGATAACTATGCCTTAATCGGCATGAAGAAACTGTTCGCCAACATCGAAACAGCCGTCAATGAGCCGGGCAATCTGGAAGCGCGCTTGAATATGCTGTGGGCGTCTTATTACGGTGGCGCGGCCATCGCCCATGCGGGCACCCATCTGGTGCATGCCATGTCTTACCCGTTGGGCGGCAAATACCACATTCCACACGGGGTGGCGAACGCCATTTTATTGGCACCGTGTATGCGTTTTGTGCAACATGCCGCAGCAGAAAAATTCGCTCAGGCTTATGACCTGCTGCCAGACGCCAACCAGTCGCTTTCCACTGAGCAGAAAGCCGCTGCGCTGGTGGATTACTTCACCGCGCTGGTGAAACGACTGAATCTGCCGTCATCGCTGCAACAATTGGGCATTAGCCGGGATGATTTGCCCTACCTGGTGGACTCGGCGTTACAGGTGCAACGCTTGATGAAGAATGTCCCAACGACAGTACGCGCCGACGATGTACACGCCATCTACTCAAGCCTGTTTTAA